From Triticum aestivum cultivar Chinese Spring chromosome 4A, IWGSC CS RefSeq v2.1, whole genome shotgun sequence, a single genomic window includes:
- the LOC123086667 gene encoding uncharacterized protein: protein MGRHPNLPPPWTTLEKITGILPRHLISSQWVGLPDLPPLGTQEQFHQWLICDVRLSMEVWALLLFPRRSRVGALAAGVDYMVSCSEVCCIPVGFSTATPRAH, encoded by the exons ATGGGTCGTCATCCCAATCTTCCTCCTCCCTGGACCACGCTAGAAAAAATCACAGGAATCCTCCCTCGGCACCTCATCTCCAGTCAATGGGTCGGCCTCCCTGATCTTCCTCCTCTCGGAACGCAGG AACAATTCCATCAATGGTTGATTTGTGACGTGCGATTAAGCATGGAGGTCTGGGCGCTCCTCCTATTCCCAAGGAGGAGCCGTGTCGGTGCTCTTGCCGCCG GAGTTGACTACATGGTGTCATGCTCTGAAGTTTGCTGCATCCCTGTAGGATTTTCCACTGCGACTCCACGA GCCCATTAA